The window TAGGACACCCTCCCCGAACAAAATCCTCAAGGGGATACTCCGTCGCAGCCCCGTCGCTGGCGGGCCGTAATGAAGAGGCAGCCTCTTTTTGCGGTATAGTCTTAGAACTTTTCTCCATTGTAGAAGAAAATGGAATTAGGATGGTATGCTGTTTGCTAAAAGTTCAAGAAATTTGGGTGAGCAAAGAGATTTTTGAAGAGAAGCAAGAATGGAAGAAGCTTTGAACATGAAGTCTGAAATAGAGGGAGGTTACAGTACTTATAGATTGTTGGTGACGATTCAGAACTCATGGTGGCCGACCAGAAACTGACAAGCATTTAATACCTTGGTAACTAGATCGACGGGACGTTTCGGTTTGTTGCTTACATCATGATCTAGTGTATCGATGACGTTCGTCGCTTACCTCATGGTTCATCTAGATGGAGCTCGGAAATTCATATCATTTCTCGTTATCTTCTctccgagaaatgaggggactatctgtatacgatcaaAATCGAGGTTGCCCTTTTGTATGACTAATAGAGGTCGGAACGTGATAGGGCAAGGTTCAACCTCGTATTATATCGAACCATGGTGCAGAATTAGATTGTCGAGCTCGTGACCCAGAGATCGATAAGGATAGAGATCGACCAAGATCAAAGTCGAGCAAGATAGAGATCGAGCGAGATCGAGGGAAGCTTACCGATCCAAATAACGGAAAGTCGAAATATCTGCAATCGGGCGAGGATCACGGCGAAAATCCTGGCATGTATCAAaaagaggccgattaattagctaatcatgggatttcttaCATTATATAGAATTGTATCAAAAGTAGGactccctactatataaagagggtcttaTCATTTGTAAAACCATCATATTCACgcaatacaaagcaatatactGTCATTTTCTAGCTTTTATTATCTTGTTATTCTGTTCATAAGCTAGTTGAAATATCTTTGGTTCAAGGGCGACTGAACTCGAGGGCCAAGGCtattcaattcgtgtggtttgaatttactcttttatCGTCAATTTCAGTACTTATTTATTCTTCTTAATCTGTACTAAGTTATATCACAtgtccttaaaaccgcgtataaattcaattgtcatcttcgatttaacttcatatttttAATCATacaaatatttatgacttattttagaataaatttgaaattttcttttcttaaattttgtatCCAATCAgataaaatcacatgaaataaaAAAGATGGAGTAATATGAGTAGTTTTGTGATGTACAGAATAAACTACAAATTATAGCTTCTCCGTGAGAGTAGAATTAAATAGTTAAACAATTTAGACAAAAATAtcattatattaatattttgattcAAAAGGAAAATCAATCTTTAAAGTTATTCCTTCCCCTTCTTTTACCATGGTTTTCCTTCACTATCTCACCAACTCTTTATACACGCAAATCTCAAATAGAAGATGacatattttaattaaaaaatattgaaaaattaaTTCAAATCTCTAAATAGTAAATAACTAAgatcatttttaaaataatagtatTAATTGTAAGATAATCTATACATGGCTTTTTTCGTAATGTAACGCTTAGAAACACCTTTTGtaaaaaaattaatcaaacacaaactgcttttcTAATATTAAAAATCAAACCGCTCAAAAAACTCATGTTTATTGTAATGAATTTTAATACAATTTATTCATCTTCTAGTTGACTCAACTCACTAGGATTCATCTTTACATTCACTTCTTCAAAACAAACACACCTATAACTCTAATGGATCAACAACACTGCCAAGGAGGAATACCTCCAAAGCCACCAGATATAAATTTCTCACaattaataaatactatatctgtCTCTTTTAAAGACAAACTACTAGCCAATGAGCTGAAGGAACCCTTCTCAATAGTATCGCCACCGACATACCTATCTCCAATGGCAATGAACACAAACGAGGAAGAAAATGAAAAGGCTTATGAAAATCCTGAAAGGGAATTTAAAGTTCTCATAAGTGGGGAAGATAAATTACGTATTTACTACCCCTGAAGATTCTCAGTTATAATAAAACTACTAGGTAAAAAAATCTTCCACCAAGTTCTCAAGCGTAAACTAATAGATCTTTGAAAACCAACTGAAGCTTTCCCCCTAATTGATATTGGTAAATAATACTAAATAGTAAAATTCAACAAAGAGGAAAACTTGGAGAACGTATTACAAAAAGGGTCATGGTTTGTCTTTGGCCACTTCCTTTCAGTACAATGATGGGAAACAAATTTTGTTCCCGCTACTGCCAAACAAATTTTAACTGCAATTTGGATTCGCTTACCACATCTTCCCACAAAATTCTATGATGAAGAAATTCTGAAAAAAGTAGGGAACACAATAGGCAGACTACTCAAAGTGGATGATTGCACATCAGTGGCTTTAAGGGGTCGCTATACCAGGCTCTACGTAGAGCTACCTCTAGATAAACCAGTAAAATCCAATGTGTGGATAGGCATTCACAAACAATAGATCCTCTACGAAGGAGAAAATCTTCTCTGCAAAAACTATGGCTATCTAGGTCATACAGCTAGACAGTGCAATATCAAGACACAAGGTCCAGCAACCTCGTCATCTAAGAACAATGGCGAAAAGGAACAGAGTGGTCAGGAGCAAGAACATCTCCCCAAAGAGAAGGAAGAATGGAAGACAGTTACTTTCAACAAAAAAAGAAGACTTCTACTGCTACTAACAGAGGCACGGAATCAACTAAGGTTGCAGGTATcaatgtaaatattttttatgccAACACAGGTAAGTTCCTCACTTTCCAAATTTTTAATTACAATTCCCGCCCTAATCACAGTAAACCTACTGGAAATTCTATGATAAAAGAATCTCACTCCATCAGCAGCAACAATATCCAAATAAATAATCATTTTACTGCTCTAATGGAGCAGAACATGGTTTTGGGACAAACCACAAACCACCCATcggagaatgaatcaaaaaacaaacaaagaacCAATACCAATCACATTATTGACACATCATTACGACACGTGTCACACAATACTACTAATGctcctaataataattataatatatgTACTAAATTAGCCACCTACCCAAATCAACCAATAAATCCTAATAATCTTGTGTTGCATTCCACTAATGACATTGCATACCTGTCTGAAAAACAGGCTACCCTCCTCCAAATGGACAATACCTTCAAACACGTAAACCAAGCCCAATCTCATTCCTTACTTGATAAAACCAGTACGCTACTCCTTCCAAACGCCATGCAAACCGAGCATACAATCATTGGCAAAGATCCTCTGCATTCTCAAGGATCTAATACAGTCTAAACACAGCTTATAAGTATTAATCCTCCAACAAACAATGCCAAGGCTTCCTTTTCCCAGCAGAAGGCGCTATCGCCTCATCCAAATCCTACGCCAACAAAGGCCTCTGAATATGAAAAATAAACCTCCCACCAACACTCCAACAACAAACACCCCCTCTATATTCATCCAACCTCCACTTCCAGAGAACCACCAACCTCTATCATGGGTGGAGTTGGGTCTAATGGGCTATGTCATATCCTTCAACATAATATTGAAAGGAAGGGAGACAATAATAGTGATACAAAACTCCCACTATCTAGCTCAGCTAATCTCGAAAGGGATCCAGATGGCAATGAACAACTTCATGAACCATGTATAGGTAAACAATATTCTTCACCCAATAGCCCTAAATATATCACCCAACATAACTCAAATGATGATGGGACAGTGGAGTCTTCCTCCACATTTTATCCCAGTACAAAATGCAAACCCACTGATAGACCTTCCATTCTTCACTCCGGGAGTGATGACCAACATCAATCCAGTTTTCACACCCTGGGATGCACATGCAAACTAAGGTCAAACTCCAAATGTTCATCATGCACCCTAGTTTCACCAACCAGGACCATCTCACCCTCAATCTCACTCAAACACGCCACAAAACATTCCTCACACAGAAATAATGGGGGAAGCAGTGGAACCCTACTCAATCCCAGAACCAATACTCAAGGATTCAAATCTCGATGAGGTAAATGTGTTCATCTTCAAGGAGATGCAAGAGCAGAGGCAGATTCTCAAATGTCCAATGGCTCTCTACAAGTGTACAATGGATATAAGGCTACCGGCAGATCCGACCATAAGGCAGCATGCAATGATATTGGTTCCTTTCTAGAGAAGGAATCCAATACATGCACCAAGAGCACTGGAGAATGGAGACCTTCACAACTGGAATATCATGATGAATAGACCTATCAATTTCATTATATGGAACATTAAAGGTGGAAACAACGATAACTTTAGGTTAAACTTTAGAGATATGGTTAATACTCATCATCCTTGCATGGTAACACTCTTGGAAACAAGAATGGACAACCATATGCCGCTTCTTAAACCTTTTGGGTTTTCTGACATGATTGAAATTCTGGCTCAGGGTCAATCGGGTGGTATGGTTATCTTATGGGATCACACTCTAGTTAATGTTCACAGTTTCATGCGTAGGAATCAAGAAATCAGCGCAACCATTGAGGTAATCCCCATACATGAATCTTGGTTATTTACTTCTATCTATGCTAGTACTAATATTAATAGTAAAGATCAATTATGGGGCAATCTCATTAATATGCATAATTCTTTCAATGGTCTGTGGTTAGTAAGGGAGATTTTAATGATGTCCTTAGCTCTAATAAAAAATTCGATGGAAATTACCGGGATAATTATCTTTggaattacatcaataaatgtgGTCTCTTAGATCTAGGTTATAAGGGGTGCAGGTATACTTGGACCAACCGTAGGAAAAAAATAACCTAATCATGAAAAGACTAGACAAAATATTTGCTAATAGTGAATGGATTAATTAGTTCCCTAACGCTTCTGTATCCCATCTCCCCAAAATCCATTCTGATCATAATCCTCTCTTACTTGAAATAATCCCAAAATCTAACTTAGCCCTTCAAAAGCCTTTTAGACTTGAAATATTTTGGTGCAGGCACCCTGATTTAACAAATTAGTTACCAATTTATGGAGAGGTACAAATTACCAACAAGCTTCAAACTCCTTTCTGAATAATGTTAAGGATTGGAAAAACAAAATTTTTGGAGATATATTTaagaagaaaaatagaattttggCTAGACTTAGAGGAATTCAAAATTCCAAACACTTCCCTCGCAGTATCTTCCTCCAAAATCTTGAAAGAGAATTGCAATCTGAGTATAACAACTACCTGAAAATAGAAGATGATTATTGGAAACTGAGAGCTAGAATGTCTTGGATTCAAGATGGAGATGCCAACACTAAATTTTTCCATATCATGGCTACTAACAATAGAAGGAGAAATAAAATTACTCATTTCAAAAATGAGGCAGGTGTTTGGATTAATGAACCAACATAAATCCTAAATCACACTATCAATATTTCCTCAATGCTTTCACAACCTCCCACCAACACACCAACTGGCTTGGCATTGCCAATAGTTCGACTAACTTTAGCAAGGTGAACCTAAATTTCCTTGACAATGCTCTAATGCCCTATGAAATAATCAATGCCATATTTTCGTTCAAACCCTTCAAGGCTCCTGGGCCAGATGGAATTCAcccattttttttatcaaaaatattggaaAACAGTGTGACCTTCAGTTATACAATTTTGTCTACAAGTTTAATGCACCAACACTCTTTCATCGGGCTCTAACAATACTTATATCTGCCCAATTCCAAATATTGATAATGCTAATAACTTAAAAAAAATTCGGCATATTGGTCTATGCAATACGATCTACAAAATTATTACCAAAATAATTGCTAATAGACTGAAGCCATTCCTAAATGATCTGATCAATCCCTTTCAATCAAGCTTCATCAAAGGAAGAAAAACCAGTGACAATGCAATAATTGTCCAAGAAATCATGAACCAATTCAAGAAGAACAAAGGTAAAAAGTATAACATGATGCTTAAGCTCGATTTAGAAAAAGTCTTTGACCGTCTTGAATGGTCATTCATCTATCGTATGCTCAGATTCTTCAATTTTTCACCCTCTATatccaaattaatcattcaatGCATAACTACTAGTAACATTGCCATTCTCATTAATGGATTAACCACATCCTTTTTTAGTCCTAGTAGAGGTATCAAGCAAGGATGCCCCTTATCCCCTTATATTTTTATCCTATGCATGAAAATATTTTCACGCTTAATTTCCCATCAAGTAGATATCCACAACTGGGATCCTATGCACCTTAGTTCAAATGATCCGGGtatttcacatttattctttgCGGATGACCTTACCTTATGGGTAAGGTAAACAAGAAATCTTGTAGCTATATTAAAAGGAGCATGTCCATCTTCTGCTCCTTGTCAGGGCAAAACATCAACATACATAAATCTAAAATAATCTTCTCAAAAAACTGCCCCACAACTATCTCTAAAGAAGTTACTAAAGATTTTAATATGAGTGTTAGCAACACCTTTGGCAAATACCTAGGATTTCCAATTCTTCAAAATCATCCTAACCCTAGGGATTACCAATTTATTATTGACAATATGCAAAGGAAATTGTATTCCTGGAAAGTCAAATTTCTGAACATAGCGGGTCGTAACACCCTAGCAACATCAACTCTTAATGCTATCCCTAGGCATGTAATGCAATACACCCATTTTCCCACCAAAACCTTAAACCAAATTGACTGTATTCAACGTAACTTCATCTGGGGTTCTACTAAAGATGCCAATAAAGTTCACTATATCAATTGGAATACCATCACTAAAATTAAAGAAGAAGGAGGGCTAGACACAAAAGATGCTAATACAAAAAATTTGATAGCTCTCAGCAACTTAGCCTGGGGAATTATCACCACTCCCACAACCTTATGGTCCAAAGTTCTCATATTcaaatatgcaagaaataaaacCCCAATCTCCGCCTCCTTCATCTGGAAAAACATCCTAAAAGGGTGGTCAATCTGCACTAAGGGCATCACTTGGCAACCCTGCAAGAATCTTAATCAAAATCTTTGGCTATCTAATTGGATACCAAATCTCCAACTACTAAGAGAATGCATCAAGGGTCCGCTCAATAAACATGAATTATCCActaaagtaaagaaaatctttttaaatGGCCGATGGGATCCCTCTACATTATCTTTTTAACTGCCTACCAATATTATGGAAAAAATTCATCAAATTCCTATCcgcttaaatgataataataataataataataaagatacCCCTATATGGAACATGAACACTAATAGTTATTTCATCCGCAAATTCCGCCTTACAATTATTAAACCTACCATAAAGCCTCAATATGACTTCATGTGGATATGGAAACTAAATTGCCCTAATAAAATCAAATACCTCCTTTGTCAATGTCTACACAACAGACTACCATGCATGAATTATCTTCAGCATATTAGgataattatatataataaatGCCCGATGTGCTACAATGAAGATGAGTCTATAGAGCACATCTTCATCAAATGTCCCCTAGTGCATCACTTATGGGATGAACTTGGTATCATTAACCCTACTTCAATAACTAAACCATCACTGGCTCATCCACAATAAAAACCAGACCCCAAAAATCCAATCCCCACACCTGGAATGGTCAGACCTCCTTCCCTTTTCTAATATGGGGAATTTGGATTAATCGCAATCACAACAACATAAAACCCTCCTTAAAGATGATTTCATGCAATTGAATTTCACTTCTTCATTACCAAAAGCTCTCATTCTCAGGCTACCAGAGTAATCCAAGTTAAATGACATGCTCCTCCAAAAGGTTGGATTAAGCTCAACATAGATGGGGCATGCAACAAAACATACGATGAAATAGGGGGAGTATTTAGAAATAATACGGGAAAGTGGATTCTAAATTTCCATAAATACTGTAGTGCATTATTTCCTCTACACATGGAATTACATGCACTCCTGGAAGGACTTCAGATGGCTTCAAAATTCAATCTTTACCCGTTAGAAGTGGAAACAGACTCAACTGAAGTAATCAACGCAATAAACAATGACATTCAGTTCTTACTAATCTAATTCTTTCCTGCAGGTCATTAATGCTCCAGGGGAAGAGCCTTCTACTACGCCATAATTTCAGGGAAGGGAATGCAGTAGCTGATGCACTAGCCaaggaagcaaaaaaaaaaatagtaaatttaaCCCAAGAGGGACTAAGGTGCTCCCTGAACCGTTGATTTTTGTACAACAACTACTAACAAAGAATATGAGCGAGGATAGCTTATCTTCAAAAAAAAAGTACCTACCTTTCTATGTAATATGTTTAGATCATTAGGGAACCAAAACATTACAAGTGACACGAGTTGTTTGCAAGAGGGGATATCTAGCCTCAATATCATTATGACACGTAATATGTAAGATTTTATCTAGTAAGTATTATATAAATTTTCAGTTtactactaaaaaaaaaaaattaatacaatTTACTTACGAAGAAAAACGCCAtacaccctcccccccccccaaaaaaaaaagtataaaaacCTTATTTATCACAGCCAgttaaaaagaaaagggaaaaagaaaataagtcgAAACAACATCTGCAAATCAGTCACTGAGATGGATATTCTTTGAAAGAGTGAACAAACCCCACCCAAAACCCTCACATTCTCACTCtggttttctttgtttctcaatcTTTTCACATATAGATACATATTAATgtattatatatgttttttttatgcATAAAATTTGAGTATGGCTCTTGTCCCTAGCCACCAATTCTACCCCAGAACCACAAGGCTATCATTCTTCAGGTACAATTCAATTATTCCTTTCAAGAAACCAAATTTTCATACAACCCATAATAATATTGTCAATCAAGATTGCATTTTTAAGCAAACCCCACAAAAAAGATCAAATTTTGTGCTGAAAAACAAGGCCAAAACATGGAATTCAAAGCCCAAAGTTAGTGCTACTAGTGTATTTAGCAGTTCTTGGTTAGGTAAATGGAATGAAACCCATAATGAAATTAAGCTAAACAAGCCCCAAATTGTGCTTAGTTATAGGAATAATGGGGATACATCTGGTTCTGATTGTGAAGAAAgtagtagtggtggtagtagtACAATGGATAGAATTGTtgagaaattgaagaaatttggGTATGTTGATGAGGCTAAACAGAAGGATAAAAAGGTAATTAGAGATGTTGAAAAAGGGTCTATTGAGGATATATTTTTTGTTGAAGAAGGAATATTGCCAAATGTAAGAGGTGGGTTTTCCGAGGAATCCCCATTCGGGGATGAGAATGTGTTTGTTAAAGATGGTGTGGTTAAATTTCCATGGGAAAAGCCATTGGTGAAAGAAGAAGAGGGGGGTAATTCGATGAGCAGTAGGAGTCGGACTCATTTGGCTGAGCTGACACTACCTGCTTCTGAGCTGAGAAGGTTGACAAATTTGGCTCTCAGGATAAAGAACAAGACGAGGATTAGCGGTGCTGGTGTTACGCAACAAGTTGTGGAAACCATTCGCGAGAAGTGGAACACATCGGAGGTTGTCCGGTTGAAAGTTGAAGGTGCTCCTGCACTAAATATGAAGAGAATGCATGAGATTCTAGAGGTTAGCCAACAGAGCTTTTTATTGCATGTTTCCTTGTATACCTCTGCTTGTTAGTGTTTATTTTCTTCAGTCTGTGATTTTTTTCCGGTCTGTTCTTTTGAGCATTTAGCTCATGTTTCCTTGGTGAATTTTAAACCATGTATGTCAGTGGAGCGCAAAGTTCCAGTGTTTTTTCCTGGTAATGGGAGTTGAAAATTTTATACTTGTCTGCATCGCGGTTAAGTAAATTGGTGCGATTGCTTTTTGGTTTTCCAGTAAAAGGGGAAAGAAAATAGTTCAAGTGATTTTTTTAGCTGTTGGCGTACATTTCAAACATATAGAGTTAGGCTATACCATTATAACACATTAAACAGTGGTCTTTAGTTAATTGAGTTATCTGGTATCGACTATTCGACTTTGCTTAGTCATAGTCTTTTATCTTGTATTGATTTTCCTTAGTGCGACATATATAGAAGAATTCTTGATATAGCCTTTATATGGATAGCTATCTCTTGAAATTTGCTGCATCTTTGAGATAAAACCACTCGACTGTATATTGACGATATTAGCGGTCTCTTGATGAGCAAAGAGCTTAGTTTTGAAGCATATGGTTTCGTATAATTCACAATGAATACTATCCTTCATTAGCTATTAGCATTTTTCGATTCATGTTTTCCTGCTATTCAGAGGAAAACTGGTGGACTGGTGATTTGGAGATCTGGCACTTCTGTGGCTCTTTACAGAGGTGTCAGTTATGAGACTCCATCTGAGCGAATGAAGAAGAGGATAATGAGAAATGAGATTCGTCGTAAGAACTCTCCAATAGTTGATGATGAAAGTAATCAAAATCCTTCAGAAAGCAGTCCTAGCAATTATGTGAATTCACTCCGACCAGAATCTGCAAATACTTCTGAAGAGAACGGAAATATCGTTAGACAACCAGAAGTGAACTATGAAGATGAAGTAGACAAATTGTTAGATGGCCTGGGGCCTAGGTATACAGATTGGCCGGGAGCCGAGCCACTTCCTGTAGATGCAGATTTACTTCCAGGTATAGTCCCCGGATATCAACCTCCGTACAGACTTCTCCCTTATGGGGTGAGATCTACTCTTGGGACGAAGGAGGCAACCGCTTTAAGAAGGCTTGCCAGAATTCTACCTCCACATTTTGCTTTAGGTAGGCAACACTGCACTTATCAGTGTCATTTGGCTGTCTCGAAATATGCTCTAAATATTATGTAATTCAAGTATTCAGGTAGAAGCAGGCAGCATCAAGGTTTGGCGTCAGCAATGATTAAGTTGTGGCAAAGAAGTTCAATTGCAAAGATTGCTATAAAACGTGGCGTCCAGCTTACTACAAGTGAGAGAATGGCTGAAGATATTAAGGTAATAAAAGAGTGTTTTGGTGTAATTCTGAATGCTATCAACAAAAAAGTGGTGTCAATGCCATGCCTGCTAGTTGGTATTCTACCGTCATGTACTAGTTATTTACTTTCAAGTTGCGCTTTGTTTGGTCCAACAGATCTTACGGACAGTTATTGATTCAAACACAAGCCAGAATATCATTACAACTGAAAGGCAaaggaatgaaaaagaaaaaaaaactgacTTAAAATACACATAAGAATGAATGAATTATGCAATTTACCTAAATCTAAATGTCTCAAAAGTACATGTTGCAAAGGTATTGTCTCATAAACGCATATTGCAATGGTATTGTGTGTTTGTCCAACCAAAAATGAGGCTGTTACAAGCAAACCTGGAAGATGATATGAAGATTATAGGgtttttttaattgaaaaaatgcCACTGGAGTGAATTGTTTTGTTCATACTGAGTTTAACATTTTTCGGATATCTAATTAAGAGTCAGATATTTTCTGTCACAGGCCAAATATTTACTCTTTCTGTATTAACTGATTGTCTATAACATAGCAATGTAGCTTTACAATATCTATGTATGATTTGGTTTTGGTTCAGAAATTAACAGGGGGCATGCTACTCTCTAGAAACAAGGACTTCTTGGTATTTTACAGAGGTAAAGATTTTTTGTCACCAGAGGTTGCAGAAGCCTTGTTGGAGAAAGAGAGTTTGGCGAAGATGTTGCAAGATGAAGAAGAGCAAGCTAGGCTAGGAGCATCAGTCTCACTCACAGCAGGTGTTGCAACAATCGATTCTTCAAGAACAGCTGGCACACTAGGCGAAACTTTGGATGCTGATGCTAGATGGGGGAAAAGGCTGGACGATAAGGACAAGGAAACTGTGATGAGAGAAGCAGAAATAGTAAGGCATGCTGACTTGGTCAGGAAGCTCGAAAAGAAGCTTGTATTTGTAAGTTCTGCAAACCAGGTTACTTTTGTTAAAAGCATATTTTTACTGGAGATTCAAGAGTTCTCACTCTGTAATATCTTGGAGATTCAAGAGTCCAGTGAGAGACAATAAAGCGAAATGTACTTTTTCAGGCCGAAAGAAAGTTAATGAAAGCTGAGCGTGTGTTGTCAAAGGTGGAGGAAACTTTAAATCCTTTGGATAGGCGTGCAGAGCCTGACAGCTTAACAGATGAGGAGAGATTTATGTTTCGGAAGCTTGGGCTAAGGATGAAAGCTTTCTTACTTTTGGGTAACATTCTTTCTCTGACGCAAATTTTTTGTGCTTAACAAAGAGAAAATGACATGGAAAGCTCTTTTTTTCCAGGTAGGCGTGGAATTTTTGATGGTACGGTGGAGAATATGCACTTGCACTGGAAGTACCGTGAACTGGTCAAAATCATGGTGAAGGCCAAGAATTTTGAGCAAGTATCAAAAATTGCATTAGCCCTTGAAGCGGAGAGTGGGGGCGTCTTGGTTTCAGTGGACAAAGTGTCCAAAGGATATGCTATAATTGTGTTCCGTGGTAAGGACTACAGTCGGCCACCTACTCTGAGACCCAAAAATCttttaaccaaaagaaaggcactGGCACGTTCAATAGAACTTCAGAGACGTGAGGTACCTTCTTTGGCCTAATTCCTTAGTCTTGAAAATGTAGCCTCCTTTATGTGCCGTGTACACAGTCATTTTCCTAATGGTTGAAAAGCAATCATCAGCCCATTCGGTTTATGTTTGCTTGAATCTGCTACTGTAAGAGTTGTTATTTAAGCTTTTGAGGAGATTTGTGCTGATGACAAGGCTTTGCTACTGCTTTTTTAACAGGCTCTTCTAAAGCATATTTCAACAGTTCAAACAAGAGTACAACAGCTTACAGCTGAAATTGTATGATCTCTTTGCTA of the Nicotiana tabacum cultivar K326 chromosome 7, ASM71507v2, whole genome shotgun sequence genome contains:
- the LOC107791199 gene encoding CRM-domain containing factor CFM3A, chloroplastic/mitochondrial isoform X1, whose protein sequence is MALVPSHQFYPRTTRLSFFRYNSIIPFKKPNFHTTHNNIVNQDCIFKQTPQKRSNFVLKNKAKTWNSKPKVSATSVFSSSWLGKWNETHNEIKLNKPQIVLSYRNNGDTSGSDCEESSSGGSSTMDRIVEKLKKFGYVDEAKQKDKKVIRDVEKGSIEDIFFVEEGILPNVRGGFSEESPFGDENVFVKDGVVKFPWEKPLVKEEEGGNSMSSRSRTHLAELTLPASELRRLTNLALRIKNKTRISGAGVTQQVVETIREKWNTSEVVRLKVEGAPALNMKRMHEILERKTGGLVIWRSGTSVALYRGVSYETPSERMKKRIMRNEIRRKNSPIVDDESNQNPSESSPSNYVNSLRPESANTSEENGNIVRQPEVNYEDEVDKLLDGLGPRYTDWPGAEPLPVDADLLPGIVPGYQPPYRLLPYGVRSTLGTKEATALRRLARILPPHFALGRSRQHQGLASAMIKLWQRSSIAKIAIKRGVQLTTSERMAEDIKKLTGGMLLSRNKDFLVFYRGKDFLSPEVAEALLEKESLAKMLQDEEEQARLGASVSLTAGVATIDSSRTAGTLGETLDADARWGKRLDDKDKETVMREAEIVRHADLVRKLEKKLVFAERKLMKAERVLSKVEETLNPLDRRAEPDSLTDEERFMFRKLGLRMKAFLLLGRRGIFDGTVENMHLHWKYRELVKIMVKAKNFEQVSKIALALEAESGGVLVSVDKVSKGYAIIVFRGKDYSRPPTLRPKNLLTKRKALARSIELQRREALLKHISTVQTRVQQLTAEIEQLASVKDSGDDELYDKLDSAYSTEDEVSEEEGDEAYIEVYDSDNDVVNSSDDSDDIPHLETEYQHLHQNESQRELV
- the LOC107791199 gene encoding CRM-domain containing factor CFM3A, chloroplastic/mitochondrial isoform X2 — translated: MALVPSHQFYPRTTRLSFFRYNSIIPFKKPNFHTTHNNIVNQDCIFKQTPQKRSNFVLKNKAKTWNSKPKVSATSVFSSSWLGKWNETHNEIKLNKPQIVLSYRNNGDTSGSDCEESSSGGSSTMDRIVEKLKKFGYVDEAKQKDKKVIRDVEKGSIEDIFFVEEGILPNVRGGFSEESPFGDENVFVKDGVVKFPWEKPLVKEEEGGNSMSSRSRTHLAELTLPASELRRLTNLALRIKNKTRISGAGVTQQVVETIREKWNTSEVVRLKVEGAPALNMKRMHEILERKTGGLVIWRSGTSVALYRGVSYETPSERMKKRIMRNEIRRKNSPIVDDESNQNPSESSPSNYVNSLRPESANTSEENGNIVRQPEVNYEDEVDKLLDGLGPRYTDWPGAEPLPVDADLLPGIVPGYQPPYRLLPYGVRSTLGTKEATALRRLARILPPHFALGRSRQHQGLASAMIKLWQRSSIAKIAIKRGVQLTTSERMAEDIKKLTGGMLLSRNKDFLVFYRGKDFLSPEVAEALLEKESLAKMLQDEEEQARLGASVSLTAGVATIDSSRTAGTLGETLDADARWGKRLDDKDKETVMREAEIVRHADLVRKLEKKLVFAERKLMKAERVLSKVEETLNPLDRRAEPDSLTDEERFMFRKLGLRMKAFLLLGRRGIFDGTVENMHLHWKYRELVKIMVKAKNFEQVSKIALALEAESGGVLVSVDKVSKGYAIIVFRGKDYSRPPTLRPKNLLTKRKALARSIELQRREALLKHISTVQTRVQQLTAEIEQLASVKDSGDDELYDKLDSAYSTEDEEEGDEAYIEVYDSDNDVVNSSDDSDDIPHLETEYQHLHQNESQRELV